From a region of the Pseudomonadaceae bacterium SI-3 genome:
- the folE gene encoding GTP cyclohydrolase I FolE has product MNELPGHFHQILLGVGEDPQREGLLDTPKRAAKAMQYLCNGYGKSLEEVVNGALFASDSDEMIIVRDIELYSLCEHHMLPFIGKAHVAYIPTGKVLGLSKIARIVDMYARRLQIQENLTRQIAEAIQEVTRAAGVAVVIEAKHMCMMMRGVEKQNSLMNTSVMLGAFRESCTTRMEFLQLIGGNR; this is encoded by the coding sequence ATGAACGAACTACCCGGCCATTTTCACCAAATACTTCTGGGGGTCGGTGAAGACCCACAGCGCGAAGGCTTACTCGACACCCCGAAACGCGCCGCCAAGGCCATGCAGTATTTGTGCAATGGATATGGCAAGAGCCTGGAGGAAGTGGTCAACGGAGCCCTGTTCGCCTCGGACAGCGACGAGATGATCATCGTACGAGACATCGAGCTCTATTCTCTCTGCGAACACCATATGCTGCCCTTTATTGGCAAAGCACACGTGGCTTACATCCCGACCGGCAAGGTACTCGGATTGTCTAAGATTGCACGCATCGTCGACATGTATGCACGCCGCCTGCAAATTCAGGAAAACCTCACCCGCCAGATCGCCGAGGCGATTCAGGAAGTGACGCGTGCGGCTGGCGTTGCGGTGGTCATCGAAGCCAAGCACATGTGCATGATGATGCGCGGGGTTGAGAAGCAGAACTCGCTAATGAACACCTCGGTGATGCTGGGTGCGTTCCGCGAATCCTGTACCACCCGGATGGAGTTCCTGCAGCTGATCGGAGGAAATCGCTGA
- a CDS encoding TIGR02450 family Trp-rich protein — MNRFNPDKLLLSKWTATRPQNKEKHFLVTELLRDEDDVLLKVELQAVLTRRSQWIDWHALQDDQQWLFGWR, encoded by the coding sequence ATGAATCGATTCAATCCAGACAAGCTGCTGCTTTCTAAATGGACAGCTACTCGACCACAGAACAAGGAAAAACACTTTCTCGTCACGGAGCTCCTACGGGATGAAGATGACGTTTTGCTGAAGGTGGAGCTGCAGGCCGTCCTCACTCGACGCAGCCAATGGATTGATTGGCACGCGCTGCAAGACGATCAGCAATGGCTGTTTGGCTGGCGGTAA
- a CDS encoding helix-turn-helix-type transcriptional regulator — protein sequence MTLNIDDEIDPSREDGWFPIREVARLTGVNPVTLRAWERRYGLIVPRRTPKGHRLYDDSHVKRIQSILKWLNRGVAVGQVKQLLDARQSTNPTEHNQWAGMHDQMYQAVTDLSERQLDDSFNRALSLYPPLTLCKHLLMPLLLSLEQRWTSSFGAELERGLFCSWLRTKLGTRIYHSNRQHNGAPLLLMTLCEQRFEPGLWLSAWLVSSAGCPAEVIEWSVPLAELPLALERIKPRGLLLYASQSLDSGYLKRQLPRLADPHGMPLLLAGPAASIHLAELRDVPGLTLAIDPLAALEVLQDGPLLENLKGYRE from the coding sequence ATGACCCTGAATATTGATGATGAGATCGACCCCAGTCGTGAAGACGGCTGGTTTCCGATCAGGGAGGTCGCGCGCCTTACTGGAGTCAATCCGGTCACCCTGCGGGCTTGGGAACGTCGTTACGGGCTGATCGTGCCGCGTCGCACGCCCAAGGGCCATCGGCTCTATGACGACAGTCACGTCAAGCGCATCCAGAGCATTCTCAAGTGGCTCAACCGGGGCGTTGCAGTCGGTCAAGTCAAGCAGTTGCTGGACGCCCGCCAGAGCACCAATCCCACCGAACATAACCAGTGGGCCGGAATGCACGACCAGATGTATCAGGCCGTCACCGACCTTTCCGAGCGACAGCTAGACGACAGCTTCAACCGTGCGCTGTCTCTATATCCACCACTTACCCTGTGCAAGCACCTGCTAATGCCCTTGCTGCTGAGCCTCGAACAACGCTGGACCAGCTCGTTCGGTGCGGAGCTCGAGCGTGGATTGTTCTGTTCATGGCTGCGAACTAAGCTCGGCACCCGCATCTATCACAGCAACCGCCAGCACAACGGCGCTCCGTTGTTGTTAATGACCCTATGCGAGCAGCGCTTCGAGCCGGGCTTGTGGCTCAGCGCCTGGCTGGTCTCCAGCGCCGGTTGCCCTGCCGAGGTAATCGAGTGGTCGGTGCCGCTGGCGGAACTGCCGCTGGCGCTGGAACGGATCAAACCGCGTGGCCTGCTGCTCTATGCCAGCCAGTCGCTGGATAGTGGCTACCTCAAGCGCCAACTGCCGCGCCTGGCCGACCCGCACGGTATGCCGCTGCTGTTGGCAGGGCCTGCAGCCAGCATCCACCTGGCCGAACTGCGCGACGTACCTGGCCTGACCCTCGCCATCGACCCCCTCGCCGCCCTCGAAGTCCTGCAGGATGGGCCGCTGCTTGAAAATCTCAAAGGGTATCGGGAATGA
- a CDS encoding TIGR01777 family protein, whose amino-acid sequence MNILLTGGTGLIGRALCKHWLSQGHQLWVWSRSPEQVADRCGESVTGIGDLGELDQVRLDAVINLAGAPIADRPWTKSRRLLLWNSRIKLTEQLVEWLATRQQKPALLISGSAVGWYGNGGERELSEDDSAVSNDFASQLCAAWEESATRAESLGIRVVLVRTGLVLAAHGGFLQRLRPLFALGLGGRQGSGRQWMPWIHMNDQIGLIDFLLHQPGAAGPYNACAPQPVRNADFAKAFAASLGRPAVLPVPALALKVGLGELSGLILGGQKAQPLRLQAAGFQFRFVTLDAALADLRKA is encoded by the coding sequence ATGAACATATTGCTCACCGGCGGGACCGGCCTGATCGGTCGTGCACTGTGTAAACACTGGTTGTCTCAGGGCCATCAGCTCTGGGTCTGGAGTCGGTCACCCGAGCAGGTGGCGGACCGTTGCGGCGAGTCAGTAACGGGCATCGGCGATCTGGGCGAGCTCGATCAGGTCCGGCTTGACGCGGTTATCAACCTTGCAGGTGCGCCGATTGCTGATCGTCCCTGGACCAAATCCCGCCGTCTGTTGCTTTGGAACAGCCGTATCAAGCTAACCGAGCAGTTGGTTGAATGGCTTGCAACCAGGCAACAAAAGCCTGCCCTGCTGATTTCCGGCTCGGCCGTTGGCTGGTATGGCAACGGTGGTGAACGAGAACTGAGCGAGGATGACAGCGCGGTTAGCAACGATTTCGCTAGCCAGCTCTGCGCCGCCTGGGAGGAAAGTGCCACGCGAGCTGAGTCGTTGGGCATTCGTGTGGTGCTGGTCCGAACGGGGCTGGTGTTGGCAGCTCATGGCGGGTTCCTACAACGGCTCAGACCCTTGTTCGCGCTCGGGCTGGGAGGCAGACAAGGTAGTGGTCGTCAGTGGATGCCGTGGATTCACATGAACGACCAGATCGGTCTGATAGATTTTCTGTTGCACCAGCCAGGTGCTGCTGGGCCCTACAATGCCTGCGCACCTCAGCCAGTGCGTAATGCCGACTTTGCCAAGGCGTTCGCAGCGAGTTTGGGGCGACCAGCAGTTCTGCCGGTACCGGCGCTGGCCTTGAAGGTCGGTCTGGGTGAGCTGTCGGGTTTGATTCTAGGCGGTCAGAAAGCCCAGCCGTTGCGATTGCAGGCCGCGGGGTTCCAGTTTCGCTTCGTGACGTTGGATGCGGCATTGGCGGACCTGCGCAAGGCGTAG
- a CDS encoding DUF393 domain-containing protein yields MPPKLPLTLYVDGACPLCAREVIWLRRHATQECLQLVDISTPGFVSEDRSVDQLRSKLHARSADGHWLTGLDATYWSWRAAGLGKWAAPLGWRPLRPLLLLAYWLFSLARPYLGWLPHPDGSSRCTDRCGPR; encoded by the coding sequence ATGCCTCCGAAACTACCGCTTACGCTCTATGTCGACGGTGCCTGCCCGCTCTGCGCCCGCGAGGTCATCTGGCTGCGGCGTCATGCCACGCAGGAGTGCCTGCAGCTGGTGGATATCAGCACGCCTGGTTTCGTCAGCGAGGACCGATCCGTCGACCAGCTCCGCAGTAAGTTACATGCGCGCAGCGCCGACGGACACTGGCTGACTGGCCTCGACGCAACCTACTGGAGCTGGCGCGCGGCAGGCCTCGGGAAATGGGCCGCGCCGCTAGGCTGGCGGCCGTTACGGCCATTGCTGCTGCTTGCCTATTGGCTGTTCAGTCTGGCGCGGCCTTATCTCGGCTGGCTACCCCATCCCGACGGCAGCAGCCGCTGCACGGACCGTTGCGGTCCTCGTTGA
- a CDS encoding histidine kinase encodes MTSYAFVENATVLLALCWLLSVTARHWGQSHQRWAQCTAGIWFGGACIVGMLMPISVQDGVIFDARTVVLSMAALFGGPIAAGIAGLIAGAYRLWVGGAGVWVGLINVLLPIVLGLVYRHFHRRGQIGIGIFQLLLFGLVLHGGVVASLLLLPAHLVAPTLEQVAVPMLLVLPMAVMLLGLLLADLLKRDQIERAMHLSEARLRAITQAIPDVLLVLDEDGRYLEVISNGSAPLQEGDQSLIGKTVEDVLPPRQAERFRELIRETLSLGAPGLLEYSTQTVDGLKVFEVRAQRLQLAQPYKPAVVCLSRDISERASAEQERRIASIAFESQQGMIITDAKNRILRVNQAFTEISGYSADEAIGQDTRLLASGRHSPDFYLAMWRSIQQTGAWQGEIWNRRKTGEVYPEWLSISTVLDAQGAISNYVAAFTDITERKQAEERIHNLAFYDPLSGLPNRRLLLDRLKQALAATVRSQQYGALMFIDLDNFKNINDLHGHQAGDQLLCMVAERLSGEVRGVNTVARLGGDEFVVMLEDLDAKAEYAAAQAEQIGERILSALGQPYRLGSLLVHSSASIGVVLLNSNDGDAEELMKRADMSMYEAKQAGKNALRFFDPRMQLAVQERLRLEDEIRRGLTAGEFVIHFQPQIERHRGLVGAEVLVRWQHPQRGLLTPVHFIGPAERAGLIEALDFVVLTQACEQLATWAKQPSQAALTLAVNLSASLLYQADFVDRVLALLQRTGANPRLLKLEITESLLLDDMEEAVVRMRTLKQHGIRFSIDDFGTGYSSMAYLQRLPLDQLKIDQSFVRQLVEDASSQTIIRATCALASGLKLEVIAEGVETEEQRTLLIANGCDMFQGYLFSRPVPLEAFEALALEPVT; translated from the coding sequence TTGACTTCCTATGCTTTCGTTGAAAACGCAACGGTGCTCCTTGCGCTTTGCTGGCTGCTTTCCGTTACAGCGCGTCATTGGGGGCAGAGCCATCAGCGATGGGCGCAATGCACAGCTGGCATCTGGTTCGGCGGTGCCTGCATTGTCGGCATGCTGATGCCTATTTCCGTGCAGGACGGGGTCATCTTCGATGCACGCACTGTCGTGCTGAGCATGGCGGCCTTGTTCGGAGGCCCGATCGCTGCGGGCATCGCTGGGCTGATTGCCGGCGCGTATCGGCTTTGGGTCGGCGGCGCGGGCGTCTGGGTCGGGTTGATCAACGTACTGCTGCCGATCGTCTTGGGCCTTGTCTATCGCCATTTCCACCGCCGGGGCCAGATCGGGATTGGTATCTTCCAGCTGCTACTTTTTGGACTGGTGTTACATGGCGGTGTCGTAGCCTCGCTGCTGCTGTTACCCGCACATCTGGTAGCTCCTACCCTTGAGCAGGTTGCGGTGCCTATGTTGCTGGTACTACCAATGGCGGTAATGCTGTTGGGCTTGCTCTTGGCAGATCTGCTCAAACGCGACCAGATCGAACGAGCAATGCATCTCAGTGAGGCGCGTTTGAGGGCCATCACCCAGGCGATTCCCGACGTGCTGTTGGTGCTCGATGAGGATGGCCGCTACCTGGAAGTGATCTCCAACGGCTCCGCGCCGCTTCAAGAAGGTGACCAAAGCCTGATCGGAAAGACAGTGGAGGACGTACTCCCACCCCGTCAGGCAGAACGCTTCCGCGAATTGATTCGTGAAACACTTTCCCTCGGCGCACCCGGCCTGCTCGAATATTCCACCCAGACGGTGGACGGCCTGAAGGTATTTGAAGTGCGCGCGCAGCGCTTGCAGCTGGCGCAACCGTACAAGCCAGCGGTGGTGTGCCTGAGCCGGGATATCAGCGAGCGTGCCAGCGCCGAACAGGAGCGTCGCATCGCCTCGATCGCGTTCGAGTCACAGCAGGGCATGATCATCACCGATGCCAAGAACCGCATCTTGCGGGTCAACCAGGCATTCACTGAGATCAGCGGCTACAGTGCAGACGAGGCCATCGGACAGGACACGCGCCTACTCGCCTCGGGCCGTCACTCGCCCGATTTCTATCTGGCCATGTGGCGCAGCATCCAGCAGACCGGCGCCTGGCAGGGTGAAATCTGGAACCGTCGTAAGACCGGCGAGGTGTACCCTGAATGGCTGTCGATCAGCACAGTGCTCGACGCCCAGGGCGCCATTTCCAACTACGTGGCCGCCTTTACCGATATCACCGAGCGCAAGCAAGCCGAAGAGCGCATCCATAACCTTGCGTTCTACGACCCCCTGAGCGGCCTGCCCAACCGCCGGCTGCTGCTCGATCGTCTCAAGCAGGCCCTGGCCGCCACTGTACGCAGCCAGCAATACGGCGCGTTGATGTTCATCGATCTTGATAACTTCAAGAACATCAATGATCTTCATGGTCACCAGGCCGGCGACCAGTTGCTCTGTATGGTGGCCGAACGACTGAGCGGTGAGGTCCGCGGTGTCAACACAGTTGCCCGCCTCGGAGGTGATGAGTTCGTAGTCATGCTCGAGGACCTGGATGCCAAGGCGGAATACGCAGCAGCCCAGGCCGAGCAGATAGGCGAAAGGATCCTTTCGGCCCTTGGTCAGCCTTACCGACTGGGCTCGCTACTGGTGCATAGCAGCGCCAGCATTGGTGTGGTACTGCTCAACAGCAACGACGGTGACGCGGAAGAGCTGATGAAGCGCGCCGACATGTCGATGTACGAAGCCAAACAAGCCGGCAAAAACGCCCTGCGCTTCTTCGACCCGCGCATGCAGCTAGCCGTGCAAGAGCGCCTGCGCCTGGAAGACGAGATCCGGCGTGGTTTGACGGCCGGCGAGTTCGTGATTCATTTCCAGCCCCAGATCGAACGTCATCGTGGACTCGTCGGTGCTGAAGTGCTGGTGCGCTGGCAACATCCGCAACGCGGCTTGCTCACCCCAGTTCACTTCATCGGGCCTGCAGAGCGTGCGGGGCTGATCGAAGCACTGGATTTCGTAGTCCTCACCCAGGCTTGCGAGCAGCTCGCCACGTGGGCCAAACAGCCATCCCAGGCGGCACTGACGCTCGCGGTCAACCTCAGTGCGAGCCTGCTCTACCAAGCCGACTTCGTGGATCGGGTGCTAGCCTTGCTGCAGCGTACCGGCGCCAATCCGCGACTGCTGAAGCTTGAAATCACCGAGTCCTTGTTACTCGATGACATGGAAGAAGCGGTGGTTCGGATGAGAACCCTGAAGCAGCACGGCATTCGGTTCTCGATTGACGACTTCGGCACAGGTTACTCATCAATGGCCTACCTGCAGCGACTACCACTTGATCAACTGAAGATCGACCAGTCGTTCGTCCGTCAGCTGGTCGAAGATGCCAGCAGCCAGACCATCATCCGAGCCACCTGTGCACTCGCGTCCGGGCTCAAGCTGGAGGTGATTGCCGAAGGGGTCGAGACGGAGGAACAGCGGACATTGCTGATCGCCAATGGCTGCGACATGTTTCAGGGTTACCTGTTCAGCCGCCCCGTTCCGCTGGAAGCATTCGAAGCGCTCGCGCTAGAACCCGTGACGTGA
- a CDS encoding ferrochelatase, with translation MSEQALLLVNLGSPASTEVADVRRYLNQFLMDPYVIDLPWPVRRLLVSLILIKRPEQSAHAYASIWWPEGSPLVVLSQRLTDAVRPYWKEGSVELAMRYGELSIERSLLKLAGQGIRQVTLAPLYPQFADSTTTTVIEEARRVIRERKLDIQLSILQPFFDQPEYLDALVASAQPHLEQPFDHLLLSFHGLPERHLRKTDPTGAHCLKTVDCCQRAEGAVLASCYRAQCIQSAAAFAERAGLQPEQWSVSFQSRLGRAKWIEPYTEAHLEELAARGVKKLLVMCPAFVADCIETLEEIGDRGREQFVAAGGMDLQLVPCLNTHEQWVQALITLCRRAPLAL, from the coding sequence ATGTCAGAGCAGGCGTTGTTGTTGGTCAATCTGGGTTCCCCGGCGTCCACTGAAGTGGCTGATGTACGCCGCTATCTCAACCAGTTTCTGATGGATCCCTATGTCATCGACCTGCCTTGGCCAGTTCGCCGGTTGCTGGTCTCGCTGATCCTGATCAAGCGCCCGGAACAGTCCGCACATGCCTATGCTTCCATCTGGTGGCCAGAAGGATCACCACTGGTGGTGCTCAGTCAACGCCTTACCGACGCCGTCCGCCCGTATTGGAAAGAGGGCTCCGTGGAACTGGCGATGCGCTATGGCGAGCTGTCCATTGAGCGCTCGCTGCTGAAATTGGCTGGGCAGGGCATCCGGCAGGTCACTTTGGCGCCGTTGTATCCACAGTTCGCCGACAGCACCACGACCACCGTCATCGAAGAGGCGCGGCGGGTGATTCGTGAGCGAAAGCTCGACATTCAGCTGTCGATACTGCAGCCGTTTTTCGACCAGCCGGAGTACCTCGATGCGCTGGTTGCGAGCGCTCAACCGCACCTGGAACAACCCTTCGACCACCTGCTGCTGAGCTTTCACGGCTTGCCTGAGCGGCATCTGCGCAAGACGGATCCAACCGGCGCGCATTGTCTGAAAACCGTTGATTGCTGCCAGCGTGCCGAAGGTGCCGTCCTTGCCAGTTGCTACCGCGCGCAGTGCATCCAGAGCGCCGCTGCGTTCGCCGAGCGCGCCGGCTTGCAGCCCGAACAGTGGTCGGTGTCGTTTCAGTCGCGACTAGGGCGTGCCAAGTGGATCGAACCCTATACCGAGGCGCACCTTGAAGAGCTGGCTGCCAGGGGGGTTAAGAAGTTGTTGGTGATGTGCCCAGCGTTCGTGGCCGACTGCATCGAAACGCTGGAGGAAATCGGTGATCGAGGCCGCGAACAGTTCGTGGCGGCCGGAGGCATGGATCTGCAGTTGGTCCCTTGCCTGAACACTCATGAGCAGTGGGTGCAGGCTTTGATTACTCTGTGCCGTCGGGCGCCGCTGGCGTTGTAA
- a CDS encoding dihydroneopterin triphosphate 2'-epimerase, translating into MSRLEPGLARIRVKDLRLRTYIGINEDEILNKQDVLINLTVLYKAVDAVRDNDIDTALNYRTLTKAVIGHVESNRFSLLERMTQEILDLVMSRPSVEYAEVEVDKPHALRFAESVSITLAGSR; encoded by the coding sequence ATGTCTCGGCTGGAACCCGGTTTGGCGCGTATCCGGGTAAAGGATTTGCGTCTGCGCACCTACATCGGCATCAACGAAGATGAAATCCTCAACAAGCAGGACGTGCTGATCAACCTGACGGTCCTCTACAAGGCAGTCGATGCGGTACGCGACAACGACATAGACACCGCACTGAACTATCGGACCCTGACCAAAGCGGTCATTGGCCACGTCGAGAGCAACCGGTTCAGCCTGCTGGAACGCATGACCCAGGAGATCCTGGACTTGGTCATGAGCCGGCCCAGCGTCGAGTACGCCGAGGTCGAGGTCGACAAGCCGCACGCACTGCGGTTTGCCGAATCGGTTTCGATCACACTTGCCGGGAGCCGCTGA
- a CDS encoding helix-turn-helix-type transcriptional regulator, producing MTEFARASSLLSSSSLKQEELFPIREVSRLTGVNPVTLRAWERRYGLIQPTRTESGHRLYSMADVEAVRSIVAWTERGVAVSKVGSILSRSAATRAAVPPEQQEAVAGEWGEWQAQVQRAISSFDESRLDRVYGQIFSTYPLPVVFQDVLLPLWQQLLVRQDEFGRTSEWLFLDNFLRARVLQRLQLARAQAEDRVLLAAVPGQCRELELLIAGLLLSGDEVAASVLAIGQPLDELTLICEKVRPRALVLYSNVPPNAALLKQFAKLALSLDCPLAMAGEAAEFSQEGLRGSPIACLGNAGKLMQRRLLQFLDGHLDT from the coding sequence ATGACTGAATTTGCCCGTGCTTCTTCGCTACTTTCGTCTTCATCGCTCAAGCAGGAAGAGTTGTTCCCGATCCGAGAGGTATCACGCCTGACCGGTGTCAATCCGGTCACCCTGCGTGCCTGGGAGCGCCGCTATGGCTTGATCCAACCGACCCGCACCGAGAGCGGCCATCGTCTGTATTCGATGGCCGATGTCGAAGCGGTGCGCAGTATAGTGGCATGGACGGAGCGCGGCGTGGCGGTGAGCAAAGTGGGCAGCATTCTGTCGCGCAGTGCCGCAACCCGAGCGGCGGTGCCACCCGAGCAGCAGGAGGCTGTCGCTGGCGAATGGGGCGAATGGCAGGCTCAGGTGCAGCGGGCAATAAGCAGTTTCGACGAGAGCCGCCTCGATCGGGTCTATGGACAGATCTTCTCGACCTATCCATTACCGGTCGTTTTTCAGGATGTGCTGTTGCCGTTGTGGCAGCAGTTACTGGTGCGCCAGGATGAGTTCGGTCGGACCAGCGAGTGGCTCTTTTTGGACAATTTCTTGCGTGCCCGCGTGCTGCAGCGACTGCAACTTGCGCGAGCCCAGGCGGAAGATCGCGTGCTGCTGGCGGCTGTGCCAGGACAATGCCGCGAGCTGGAGCTATTGATTGCCGGCCTGCTGCTTTCCGGTGACGAGGTTGCCGCCAGTGTGTTGGCCATCGGCCAACCGCTGGATGAGCTGACCCTGATCTGCGAAAAGGTTCGCCCGCGCGCATTGGTGCTGTATTCCAATGTTCCGCCCAACGCAGCCTTGCTCAAGCAGTTTGCCAAGCTTGCACTCAGCCTCGACTGTCCTCTGGCTATGGCGGGTGAGGCCGCCGAGTTTTCCCAGGAAGGACTGCGCGGGTCGCCCATTGCCTGCCTGGGTAATGCCGGCAAGCTGATGCAGCGCCGTCTGCTGCAGTTCCTCGATGGGCATCTGGACACCTGA
- a CDS encoding PAS sensor domain-containing protein yields MINAKLLQLVIEASNDGIVVAEQEGDDNILIYANPAFQRLTGYEVDDILYQDCRFLQADDRDQPGLAAIREAVRNNTPCRQIIRNYRKDGSAFWNELSITPVFNEGDQLTYYIGIQKDVTPEVEAKQRVRELEAEVQQLREQLAALQS; encoded by the coding sequence ATGATCAACGCCAAGCTGCTGCAACTGGTAATCGAAGCCTCCAACGACGGTATCGTGGTAGCCGAGCAGGAAGGTGACGACAATATCCTGATCTACGCTAATCCCGCATTTCAGCGCCTGACGGGATACGAGGTCGACGACATCCTTTACCAGGATTGCCGCTTCCTGCAGGCGGATGACCGCGACCAGCCAGGTCTTGCGGCAATACGCGAAGCGGTTCGCAACAACACGCCGTGCCGCCAGATCATCCGAAACTACCGCAAGGATGGCAGTGCGTTCTGGAACGAACTGTCCATCACGCCCGTATTCAACGAAGGTGACCAGCTCACCTATTACATCGGCATCCAGAAAGACGTCACCCCTGAAGTCGAGGCCAAGCAGCGGGTCCGCGAGCTTGAAGCCGAAGTCCAGCAGCTCCGAGAGCAACTGGCGGCCCTGCAGAGCTAA